The Mytilus galloprovincialis chromosome 3, xbMytGall1.hap1.1, whole genome shotgun sequence genomic interval tgCAATTTAATTTGTACTGCTGAAATCAAACCAGAAATGTCATTACAACTTTTGTAGACTGCCTTGAATGTTATCTGAACTACAAATCAGTGTCGTGAAAACAAACACGGATAGTGCCTTCACAAAACAGCAataactatttattttatttcgaaATTAAAGCTGTTTATCATATCTACATTGATATAAcataatgtaaatatatttatagacTATGCCTTTGAAGTATGCTTCAAGTAAAGTTTTTTCTACAAATTCACCAAAATAATGGCAATCAGACATTGTTAACAACTTCGCTGGAAAACATATTAAAACGTTCATTATAGATGTAGAAAAATGTATAGTGTACAATTGcaacaaaactaaaaaaagaaaGCAAGTGAATAGTTTAAGAATTTATATTACTTCACATGCTTCAATTATTTGTTACATATCATACACATATCAAATAATGATAGCATTTGGTTAAATTGTCTAACAAATAAGAcgcaataaaaaacataaatcCCTAAAGTCATAAACTTAAAATGCATTTTACTCTCACCGGATCTACAATTTCCAGTTTTTCATAATATGTTCAATCATAATTAAGGTCGGAAGACTTGCTTTAAGGGATGGAACTCAGAATACAATGGTTATCTGATGAGTGGTCATAAAGGACATTACAAAAGAGACTACGCATGTGTAGACAAGAATGCAGAACCATTGGACAATAAGAATGGAGAGGAAAGTGGAGCTTTGTTTTATCCTTTACGAACCAAATGTAGTAATTTAAGATGCCCTCCATATACCAATGAAGCAGATGTTCTTTGTGTCGTTTGTACAAAGTGattgtataataaataaatatacgaAATTTCTGTTTGCTTTTCATTTAAAAAGCCTTATTCGAGAATTTAACCTATACTGATAGATGTCAGTACTATTTATCATTAATACAAACTACTCTACAATATGATATGTGAAATCACTTTTTGCGTTGAAATGGCTTCGGCAAATTCGGCTGTGTATTTGTCCGGCTTGTATTTAGGTTTTATTATGTAACGTATCCGTTtatattctgtagttagtcaccacttcggtataataaaatttactgtttgcaaaagtatgaattattctgaATAATAAGGATATTCTTATCCCAAGAttaaaaccctagccgtattgccTACAATTTTTCGGAACATTTGATCCGCAGTGCTCttcatttttgtacttgttttggcttttaaacttttttcatctgagcgtcactggttagtcttgagTTGGCCACACCTACGTCTGACGTAATGTAATTTTCTGGGCTTATTTACGGAAACAGCAAGTATTTGCCTTTACCTTCGACCCTAAATAACAGTTTATTGTCCTACTGGAATAGAAATATTTCATGGGGGCTTGAAGATATACTGATTCTACCACAGGTTTGTCCTTTAAGCCGATATGTTATCCTTTGCTGTCGCTCGTAAAATATGTGGCATAAAGGGCTAACATAGTTTTAAGGTAAAATAAGTATTTATTCAAGCCCAAATGCACTATTTCTTATTCATTTatccttattaaaaaaaacagagtATCAACATAAAACACCTGCATGGTCACTTTTTTAAGTGATGATAAatagtttttgatttttgtttaaccGAACCCTAAGTACCGGTGGGGGATTGCCCCCGCTGTGTTGAAGAACCATCGGTGGCGTTTGAGTGGTTTCTGGTCTttcgtcgggttgttgtctcttttacacttttccattttccattttgaatttaatCCTGGAACTCAATAAGAATGATGGCTACGATATGAATGTGGACTGCCTTTCCTATTGGAGATTGGATTAACAAATGCAATGTTCGAAAACAACTGAGCCTGTTTGACGGGAAAAAGTATTATGTTTCTTGCACTTAATTTTCTATGCTTAtcatacaaaatgtttaaaatactcGTGTCGGTTGTAAAAGTCGTTACGAGTGTCAATTAgctattaccaatgttatttcaactgatcggctAGAGCATacgtttaattttgataatgatagtccatttgaagatgtgtgtgatgaGGATGATTGTCGttacaaatatttttgaattttaatcaCCTATCAATGTCACCAAACGAATTAACAAAAAAGCTGAATTCATGATATTGGGCGAATAACTGGACACTGCGTTGATATGTTTATCTCAAAACACCTGACTGTGTATATatggactggtcttaaataaATGAACCGGTTAAatcccgcccagtcaagtgaaataaataataataaataataaactaaATTACAGTTAATGTTCTTAATAACTGTAAAGGGGTGTTTAAGAATAGATATGTATCAATCATGAAGATATATATTCATGCATCTGCAATAAGCGATTCAACACTGTTTTTTTGCATCTACAAGTGAAGTGAATCTTTACTCATGTagccaaaaacaaaaataaaaacaaaatttgtattaaatatgTCTGAACTCCAATATATATTAACGCAATTGTTACGTATTGTTCAGTATAGATATCCATATAAAATAACTTAAAATCCTGGAACATGACTCAAATTGAATTATCTCAAGGTTTGCTCTActgctttttttgttgttgttatatgatCTTATGATCtttcaaatctttcaagattGGAATCTTGATTAAAACTGAAAATATATTCGTTGTGTTAATGCCGATTGGGGTCTTATGTTGACATGTACTCGCTAAATTCTACGTGGTGAAGAGTTGTCTGATTTGAAATCATATTCCATTTCGTATGGTTGAATAGGTCTGCTTTCTAGTTTCCATTTTTACATActcatttgaatttttgattatattgttaaaactttgattttatttggTAAATAATGTAGGCTAGAGATCACTTTACGGTGGGAACATTCTTCCGTGTCGATAtaaattatatgttatatttgatCATACGTAAATGAGGTTAtactttcgtttgatatattcGAGCTTTTGCATTTTCTAGCAGTTtagttttcttttgttatttttaatgatTGCAGCGTCCATGTTTGTTCTGTAACACACCCTTTGCttagattgttttaattttttttattagttaattaTGGAATGTTCTTATTTGTTGATATTAAGTTATTGCTTACAAAATGATTTGTTAAGAATTGGCAAAACTTATTCAGGTAGTAATCGCAACATTCAGTTCGGACCAAATGCATTCTACAGTTACTTGGATCTTTAATTGGTGCATATAATTTAAGATCCAGTATTTGTAATCACGGATAAGAAGTTTGTTGTGTTCTCCAGTCAATTTTTTTATGTACCGAAGACGTTTTCAATtcatcttttcttttcttttttctgcttttttctcCACACTTATGAATTAGTATTTTCTGGTAAACAAATTCTTGGAAGTAccgtgtttttgtttttgtcaggTATATACCTGGAAGTCTGTTTGTACCTGACAGTGCTGCGATCCCAGCATTTATGTTTCGTTGATTTGAAATGTTTACAATTTGTAAATATTAGAATCgaggttgttttttttatattttaagcaCTAATAAGCATTATTTGGTCGAAATTCGTATTATCGTCTTATTGAATTCTTGTTGATAATAGATTTGGTATGGCCTCCAAATTTTCCAAATTAAACCGTCAACTCAAATATATGACGTTATACCTTTGAATAAAGAGATTGACGATTCTAATGAGCATTAGTACgttcttttaaaatgtttcagATATGGTTATGAagtgtgaaattttattttatattgtatctTATTTAATGGAGTGGATAACACTATCATATCTCCTTAGAACTGATATATGTATATCATGTAGACACAAGTCTTAAAATCAAGATTGTCGTACTTTAATGTGTAACAAATGAATCATATTCTTAAATAAGTTTCAAAGTTAAGATGATAATATCATGTACAAATTCGATAATCATGCAAACATATATTTCCATGGAAACCTGGagtgtttccattctcaattgtataaaTCAACAAGTATCTTTGCCACAACATAACTATGCGGTAGTAGTAGAAACTTTCCTACATAAACAACTAAACGAAAATATCACAATTTGCTACCTAATATTATTATGATTATGTTAGGACCCttacaaatatttgtaaaaagtaaagtcacaaataaaagaaattacaatataatttaaaaaaaggattGTCCCTAATCTAATGGAAATTTAAAATCCTCAAaacaacaaacgaatggataccaactgtcatatatCTGACTTGGTACGTCATTTTCTTATTTGGAAAATGTTGGATAAAATCTGGTTttaaaagctagctaaacctctcacatcAAATTCCAACCGTATTAAGTAAGCCTTTGTTGATGCTAAAAATGAGCTACATTCAAACATCATTAAAATACAGCAATGACTTAAAACAATTTATATGTGTTACTTAGTTCGATAAGACCTTTGAtctaatataagaaaaaaacctATAAAGCAACCTTTTCAAATGGTTTTCATTAAATGCAAGGCAGTCATTAGAGCTTTGCAAAGACTCTCTCCATCATTATGACAACTACTAGTATACTAGTTCGGTTTGGTTAAATCGATTTACATTTGATTATGGAAGGTTAATTTTGTATTTGAAGTTGCAAGAGTTAAATAAACACACCATAGTGACAACCGATCTCCCAAATGATTTTCCGACATACGATCATTTGCTCTTTCGTATATTAAGGATTGAACAAGTTATACTGTGATAATAGTATCTAGATTTCCCCTTCATAGCACCGGACGATGACAAGagatattttgaaaaacaataatCAAACATTATACAATGTAGGAAGGTAATAACTCAAatgtttagaaaaatatttttaatgaaagaGATTGAGAAACATTTAAGGTAAATTATAACACAGTATCTTGCTATTGCTCGTTGGTCAACCAATACTCAGTGTAACGTTTTCTAGTTTATAAAGAATTGTACTATACCATTACACAcatacatgaatatcaataatgtggtcatttctataaatttcctgtgtacaaaaatttggatttttcgaaaaactcagGATTttgttatcccaggcatagattaccttagccgactttggcacaattttttggaattttttatcctcaatgctcttcaactttgtggttgtttggctttataaatattttgatataggcgtcactgatgagtcttatgtagacaaaccccgcgtatggcgtactaaattataatccaggtacctttgataactattaacaccactgggtcgatgccaccgctggtggatgtttcgttcccgagggtatcaacagccaagaagtcaacacttcggtgttgacatgaatatcaataatgtggtcatttttataaatttcctgtttacaaaactctgaatttttcgaaaaactaaggattttcttatcccaggcatagattaccttagccgttatggcgcaactttttggaataaaggatcctcaatgcttttccactttgtacttgttttgcttataaatattttgatatgagcgtcactgatgcgtcttatgtagacgaaacgcgcgtctggcgtacgaaactataatccttgtacctttgataactatatatatgtaggactctaaagtgcgatggtactctaaagtacgatggtcactctaaagtacgatggtctacgctaaagtgcgatggtgtcaGACGCTAAATAGCGCTGGTTTTTTTAATGCGATCGATCAGAtgacacgctaaagtgcgatggtatgccacactaaagtgcgatggtatataTTTCACGCTAAAGGACGTTGGTTTTCACCCCAAAGTGCGATAGTGTAACGGGAATGTCTTTTGTTGTTTGCTGTGTTaatattattttagtttttgtatattggttataaattatgccgttgtttttctcttttgaattgttgtaCACGAGTTAGTGAGTGGTTTATATAACTAGCTATTCGACTAGAGCCGATACTTCACGCCTTGGGTCATAAGTTATTAAGTGCGCACATCAGCACCATTTTGTGTTTGGTGAATAactgtttcattgacattttcttaattgttttttaatgattttttttctgtatacatcaggccgttatttttctcgtatTAATTGTTTTGCAATGGTCGTTCTGATAACCTTTAGTCATAAAACTACTATTTATTTGCTCGGTTAGCCATACGATAAATTATAGCTTCCAGTCTTGCTTGGTATGCCACTATCTTGTTGACGAATATCCATCTCTTTCAcagacatgacacaacatattGTACCAAAATATTCAGGCTATAAAACTCAATTAGAAAGTTAAAAAGTAGCTTTGTTTTAAGTAAGTTTGATTAAAAACATAGAAGgagtttttaaattaaatttggaCGAATTGAAATACTTTGACACTTGGTGTATTTTGACTTTTTCTCTCTCTTTTACGGTTTGAACCTTCCTCTTACTGTcgtcagttttctatgttgatgtTTAACCTTTTATCCACTatcctgacagaaaaaaaaatttgtccgcGCCGACACAGCGATTTCGAAGGATTTGTACTGTGGGTGATTTTATTGGGAAAAAATCCTCCGCATACAGTTTTCTATATCACCTActaaaaatgtttcatttgtatCTCTTGTTTTGTCAAGTAAAAAGCCTTCATCGGGAGTCACAAATATTCTCGTTTACCGGCATGTCAATGTTTGTATGTTCAAATGGCTTAAAACGTCATAATGCAAACGTTCACACTTTTGCGAACAAACACGCATTCAGGTAAAAAACGCACTTTAGCGTGTCGCGGCATTGCTCTATGgcgtataccatcgcactttagcgtgaccatcgcactttagcgtccccatcgcactttagagtcctacatatatatcttCTAAAGTTACTTGGATGTactatctttttaaatttttttccccATTCAAACAGTTTTTAACATAAGTACATATATTTAGGtgtctttattttaaatattttccgACAAACATGTCAATCAACCAAACCATTAGAGACGAGAGTTGTTGTTGTAAGCCATTTAAGCTCAGCAGACTGCATTCAGTTATTGCCAAAATAAAACCACATTATAGGCTATAAAAGGTTCGAGGATGTGAAAGTTGGAAAGACCTTTCCCATCCCTCGCATATTTACGTAACAACACAAGAAAAACAAAGTAGTTAATCTATTTTTATGTCGTATTTTGAATAAGTACGAACAGCTATCTGCATTTAAAGTATCTATATATGTCTATACCGTTTTCAAATTCCGAAAACAAAATTCTTACAAAACTAAATTGAGCTATATAATGTTACAGGATGTTTTGAAGTAAtactatatttcattttaactgATGATCGGACGTGCTTCTCCTAGTACATGCGCGTATCAATTAGCGGCTAATGTCGTCTTGCTCCTGACAAATACATGATCGGTGCTAAGTCAAATTTGTTGATGTCATAATCCAAGCCAAGGGGGCGTAAGTGATGATTAACAACACATTCATTGTTATCTGTATCTTGATGGTGGCTGCATAATTTGTGAATGAATGACTTCAATTTGACTTCGAGTGAGGATATAGCTACTGATCAACGTTCCATTACAAGTGGCAACCCTGTAACAAGTGAATCATGACATAGAAAATACGTTATACATAGCATATAAACAGGGAGATATAGCATCCATATGCATACAGGTACGACGTGTTACTTCACTACAGATGAAAAGCGCTAATTTCGAAATTTTAAAGCAGAAATCCCCCTTGTCGTACATGTTGAAGTTGAACTGTCAACGTCGAGTTTGCGACTTTATTAAAATAGGAATTACTTTCAGTTAAAGAAGAGGATTCGATAAAATGATGCCATCACCATGTTCAACATTACTACAAAATTGGTAATtggtaacatattttatttaaaggacACCACCTACTAGTATTTACACGAATGTAAAGTTTATGGATAACGGTTGTTGTTCTGTCACAAGTAttcaaatacatttatttgtaatgtaaCTCCTTGCGTTCATGGAACAGTTAATATATTGTCACGCATCTACCTCATTATCAGATTCTTTTCCTATACGTATAAATTAAACACCAGCTAGACAAGTCTTTTAATCATTAGCCTTTTAATTTTTGGAAGGAAATTAAGGAAAGGTAAGTTgcaatgttttcattttcatttattcaaattaaaaatgattATAAACATCAATAACAATGATTATAAATCATACAAGGTACACAAGAGTTGCGTTATCCTTACGTATAATTCGTCGAATAACAAGAAAGAAAGACGACTAACGAAATGCTTATACATATTTGCTTTCGATATTTGTATGAACTTACCATTGACCACCTTTTATCAAACAAAGATAatttaacaaacaacaaaaaattctTTAAGGAACGCCAGCTATCTTACTTTTCAAGAATCTTGATTGATAATTAATCAAGAAGTAAATGAATGTAAAACGTATGATCTGGATTTTATATGATTTGCAGAATCAATATGAGTATGCGGTATGCGACTTTGCTGATAGCAAGTGTTGTGTTGGTTCTCCCTAGTCATGACTGCAGGGACTCTGTACTTTCGGAATCAGACCAATCAATGCTAGATATGATGAAACATTACCTTATCACGTCAAGGAAAGATGAGTGTCCGCAGGAACGAAAAACGACCCACACAGGTTTTTATAAATGTGCCAAGTTTTATATATCGTGTTATATagtgtttatataatttaaagaCAACTACTAAGAGTGAAAATAATTAACTGATTTGTGTTAACAAATCATAATGTACAGTTTTCccaaaaacaattttgatataaatgtaGTTATGAAAATACTCATTCATCAATATATACAATTTGTAGTACTATGTTGTATTCTGATTCAAATAATACAAGTGTTATCTTtctttaaacattaaaataatattttccaaATGTACTTTTAGATACGCCCTATAGAAATgtcaaatcatatttgttttagatttgttttattataaatttacatTCGTCTTTTATCTTTATCGTTAGGAGTAACTTATATTCGATGGGGGAAGAAAGGTTGTCCAGAAGGAGTTGACATTGTGTATACAGGTAATTTAACAGTATTTTTATATAAGCGTATCGGTATCaagtataaaatttataattgtaaTATGACGATCGTGTTTCGTCAACCATTTTAATCACAGTATATATACTTTTAGAGCATGGCTTTTCCGCTTTACGCCCATCTTAGTTATACTAGCAAATATTCTAAAATGTTGACATCAAAGTCTTAAGTTTACGTAGGCGGACATTCAGATGTagaatactaaacccctaacgggaaggattgtgcctgatgtttatatgatgaaatcataatctttcagtcagttgaATTgaaatctggagctggcatgtcagttaactgctagtagtctgttgttatttatgtattattgtcattttgtttattttctttggttacatcttctgacatcagactcggacttctcttgaactgaattcaaatgtgcgtattgttatgcgttaacttttctacattggttagaggtatagggggagggttgagatctcacacatatgtttaaccccaccgcatttttgcgcctgtcccaagtcaggcgcCTCTGGctattgttagtcttgtattattttaattttagtttcttgtgtacaatttggaaattagtatggcgttcattatcactgaactagtatatatttgtttaggggccagctgaagggcgcctctgggtgcgggaatatctcgctacattgaagacctgttggtgaccttctgctgttgttttttttatttggtcggtttgttgtctctttgacacattccccatttccgttctcaattttattcagatacaatatacaatacaatacaaaagcaaaacaacaaacaaatcaGTCTATTTCGATTAATATATTTAGTGGTAAAATTTCATCAAACGAAAATAACGCGAAATGCTTTGATCGTCTATGCATAACAACGAAACAAGGTGACGTCATATGTGTTTTCGTAAAGAAAAAAACACCGAAAATTTTGAAGCGTCTTGTGCACCTCAGAATGCAAGAAAGATATATTAACAGAACAAACATAGATGAAATATGCgatataaattacaaaaacaatattgaattttATAATATTACTAATATTATCCTATGGGGTAAAACGGAACAACCAAAAACAGTAGTGTGTGTAGTGGGCTTTCACGTAGTTGTTTTATTGGATTTTATCAACattgttctttattattttttagatTTATGTTATGCTTTTCAGGACAAGTTGGTGGAAATCAATATACACATGGCGGAGGTGGTGTGAATTATTTATGTCTACCAAATGATCCCGAGAATGGCGAACATCAACCATATGGTAATCCCCAGATATACGGAAGTGAATATGAAGTTTCTTCAGGCCACAAGCCGTCCGGGTGGTCTGCTAATATGTACAACAAGGAAGTCCCATGTGCTGTATGTTACCAAAAACGAAGATCAATTGTCATAATGATCCCAGGTATGTTATTCAACGAGATGTGTACAGTtgaatttatttaagaattatttGCAAATACCAATCAGGTTTGTCTGATACACAAACCAAACAATGAACTTTATTGAGAGCTTTTCAGAACAACTTCATCTATACCGTATCCGGAATGCTCGTAACCAAAGGTCACCAAAGAAAAGCTGATATAATACGGTTATTCTATTTAATAAGTGAGATATATGCATGATATATAC includes:
- the LOC143068615 gene encoding short-chain collagen C4-like; translation: MSMRYATLLIASVVLVLPSHDCRDSVLSESDQSMLDMMKHYLITSRKDECPQERKTTHTGVTYIRWGKKGCPEGVDIVYTGQVGGNQYTHGGGGVNYLCLPNDPENGEHQPYGNPQIYGSEYEVSSGHKPSGWSANMYNKEVPCAVCYQKRRSIVIMIPGRKSCYKGWNSEYNGYLMSDHYTHTKKDFACVDRKAETLDNSSGSENGALFYPLRTSCGSLRCPPYTNSADVFCVVCTK